From the Inediibacterium massiliense genome, the window CTAATTGAACGGCTAAGTCATTGATGGTATCCCCTAATATTCCTATTTCATCTTTAGAATCTAAATTTACCTGAGCCGTAAAATCACCTTTTGAGATTTTTTTTGAGGTTTTTGTAATTTCTAATATAGGTTTTGTAAAATGTTTTGCAAATAATAAAGCTAAAAGTGTTCCGATTATGAGAGATACAAATGTAATGATAGATAATTGTTTTTTTAAAATAGATGATGTTTCTTGAATAGGTGCTAGAGCAGATGTTAATATAATATGTCCTGCAACATTTGCATTTTTTTCAATAGGAACTTTTATCATGAGCAAAGAACGATTTCTTGGATCTTTCTTTTCTACAAAAGTGTTAGCTTCAATAGATGGTAAGTTTGCAAAGAATTCTCTAGGAGGATTTATAGGTAAAAAAGAATTTCTCTTAGAATAAAATTGTTCTTTTTTAGGAAATAAAAGTCTTTCATTCATATCTACAATCATAATGGAGATATGAAAAGAAAAGGTAGATCGTAACGAATCAATTTCATCTATAATATCTTGAGAGATCATAGGATAATAGTCAGATTCTTCAATAAGAGAGGCTATTTTTTCGCCTTCGTGTAAAAGCAAATCTTTTCTTTCATTTATATAAAATTTTTCTAAAAACATAATTTGAAATAGCCAAATGATTAAAAGAATGATTAATACTAAAGAGGTAATTCCTAGCCAAAGTTTACTTAATATACTTTTCATTAGTTTTATTCCTCTGCTTTCAATTTGTAACCTGTACCCCAAACGGTGTGAATATATGTTTTGTATTTTCCTAATTTTTCTCTAAGTTGTTTGATGTGAGTATCTACTGTTCTCATATCCCCTATGAAATCATAGCCCCATACCTTATTTAAAAGCTGTTCTCGTGAAAATACGATTCCATGATTTTGTGCAAAGAAATACAAAAGATCAAATTCTTTAGGAGTTAAGGTAATTTCTTGATGATCTAAATATACTTGTTTGCTAAGAGGTTTAATCTCAATATTTTTTATTTTTATATTTTGTTCATTTAAGATAGGATTTATGTTGCTTCTTTTTAATAGTGCTTTTATACGGGCTACCATTTCTTTTGGACTAAAAGGCTTTGTGATATAATCATCTATTCCAAGTTCAAATCCAAAAAGTTTATCATATTCTTCACTTCTTGCAGTGAGCATAATGATAGGAACAGAAGATTCTTCGCGAATTTTTCTGCATACAGTCCAACCATCTACTTTGGGCATCATAACATCTAATAATATAAGAGAAAATTCATGAGTTTCTATTTTTTCTAAAGCTTCTTTTCCATCGATAGCTTCTTGTACGAGATATCCGTCTTTCTCCAAATAAATTTTAATAACTTGACGCATTTTAGGTTCATCATCTACTACCAAGATTTTTATATCATTCATACATATTCCTCCTATGTAATGAGCAAAATCAGATATTTTTATAAGCTTATCATAGCATAATTTTAAAAAAATAGGATATAGTTCTATGAATTTTCAATTTTTCAACACAAAATCATCACAAAGTTTTTCTATACTGTAGTTGTCAAAGCAAAACAAAATTGAAAGGGGAAATGAAAATGAATCACAAAATGAAGAAAGTAGTTACAACAGCATTAATAGGTACTATGACATTATCTATGGCAGGAATGGCTTTTGCAGATACTAAGGCAGAGCTTACACAAAAACCAGTTAAAGTAAAATTTACTCATGAACAAATGAGGGAGAAAGTAAATACAGCATTTGATGAAGCTATTTCAAAAGGAATTATCACACAAGAGCAAAAAAATCAATTATTAGAAAATGGTATGATGAATGGACCAAAAGGATTTGAAAAAGGAAATAAACCATCTAAAGAAGATAGAGAAGCTTTCAAAAACTTATCACAAGAAGAAAGACAAGAAAAGATGAAAGAAAAACTAGCACAAGCAGTAAAAGATGGAAAGATGACACAAGAACAAGCAGATAAAATATTAGCAAATGGACCAAAAGGATTTGAAAAAGGAAATAAACCATCTAAAGAAGATAGAGAAGCTTTCAAAAACTTATCACAAGAAGAAAGACAAGAAAAGATGAAAGAAAAATTAGCACAAGCAGTAAAAGACGGAAAGATGACACAAGAACAAGCAGATAAAATATTAGAAAACAAAGAAACAGGCAAGAAGATGGGAATGAGAAAAGTTCCAGAAAACAGAATATTAAAAGCAGGTGTGGAGAAAGGGATTATTACACAAGAGCAAGCTGATGAAATTACAAAAATATTTATAGAACAAAGATAAATAGACAAAGGCTTTGGATTTTCCAAAGCTCTTTTGTATGATTTTGAAAAAATTAAAGAAATGATTTCGAACCTTAAAAATTGGGATATAATTAAAGTATCAATATAAGTAAAGATTAAATGGATATTTGGTTTTATATTATATTTCAAAA encodes:
- a CDS encoding sensor histidine kinase — protein: MKSILSKLWLGITSLVLIILLIIWLFQIMFLEKFYINERKDLLLHEGEKIASLIEESDYYPMISQDIIDEIDSLRSTFSFHISIMIVDMNERLLFPKKEQFYSKRNSFLPINPPREFFANLPSIEANTFVEKKDPRNRSLLMIKVPIEKNANVAGHIILTSALAPIQETSSILKKQLSIITFVSLIIGTLLALLFAKHFTKPILEITKTSKKISKGDFTAQVNLDSKDEIGILGDTINDLAVQLGKIENFRKEFIANVSHELKTPISLIRAYAELILDIDNNETKIENLETIIDESKRLNTMVEDILTLSKMEAGYTDLTYSEFPISKFIQNVIEKLHFFASKKNIQLVMDINDENTMIYADSSKLYQVFINLVNNAIHHSYENSQVTIKVSTSDTTKIEIIDHGKGIPKEDLPYIWDRFYKVDKSRKRDTSGTGLGMSIVKNILEAHEFKYGINSILGKETIVWFEIKRDE
- a CDS encoding response regulator transcription factor, producing the protein MNDIKILVVDDEPKMRQVIKIYLEKDGYLVQEAIDGKEALEKIETHEFSLILLDVMMPKVDGWTVCRKIREESSVPIIMLTARSEEYDKLFGFELGIDDYITKPFSPKEMVARIKALLKRSNINPILNEQNIKIKNIEIKPLSKQVYLDHQEITLTPKEFDLLYFFAQNHGIVFSREQLLNKVWGYDFIGDMRTVDTHIKQLREKLGKYKTYIHTVWGTGYKLKAEE